A stretch of Fusarium poae strain DAOMC 252244 chromosome 2, whole genome shotgun sequence DNA encodes these proteins:
- a CDS encoding hypothetical protein (TransMembrane:5 (o119-144i165-187o228-252i539-558o578-598i)) produces the protein MVVVLLKNQWAHPTITTTNHHKHNKLTQSNITANKIINNNLPVPNPTSALFRRPHNLRVRVRVRNPSTMSSPTISSTGPTPSEDRMDEKTPDHQTSLTSSPNTKHENKGLYKLDSWLRAYVIILCVYFAGAVFCLAWSYTGAVLDTDASKRRVFRTSPSLPVDQFYSGIALSALLGPATVLVQFVVWDFRRLHLFALTTQQPVAVKDLDDIAESLTLWTLRTVVKYSWWYGVMHAALILTRTLLMPVGALILTTGPYTHYRDGLGVVGLPISAADAISSNVTSLSTAMGGNTDYKFHPSLSKNDTFLSQTVFTFVGSLVSQNALANVDSGILGPVPTHNLTFATNTTYEGIVFFNWTANCEAATEVNYTSYKDDGNTVYNFTLPDQSVESIELLSRGSQRIRLWSNATKHGTDKIPTSGTTYFLSATKSIPNINETALRNRGDDKSLVQTDGGDWISRTKCTPRLEWLVGSCTFNGTIMTSCFEKADSNKTALDTQALDSLSVYMSAIPWYIIRNRISIVDDTLDTLYTIPTSKDFGHFFGNMAHAIVSITTAGYFGTSEVETMSKVIESVYIVRCSILIAVTVMLFLTVTVSIIDIIRNRLKRLPQLHASFLAIAHAVRGQWWDRELDGYKPWEATNPEVQGRLR, from the exons ATGGTGgttgtgttgttgaagaat CAATGGGCACATCCAACAATCACCACAACCAACCATCACAAGCATAACAAACTCACACAAAGCAATATCACCGCAAATaagatcatcaacaacaacctaCCAGTTCCCAATCCTACCTCAGCCCT GTTCCGTCGCCCCCACAATCTCCGTGTCCGTGTCCGTGTCCGAAATCCTTCGACAATGTCTTCTCCCACTATATCTTCAACAGGACCTACTCCGTCC GAAGACCGAATGGATGAAAAGACCCCAGACCATCAAACTTCTCTTACGTCTTCACCAAACACGAAACATGAGAACAAGGGTCTTTACAAGCTCGACAGCTGGCTGAGAGCCTATGTCATTATTTTATGTGTCTACTTTGCCGGCGCTGTATTCTGTCTTGCTTGGTCTTATACTGGCGCCGTGCTGGACACCGACGCTTCTAAACGGCGTGTCTTTCGTACAAGTCCTTCTCTTCCAGTCGACCAGTTTTACTCTGGTATAGCTCTATCCGCACTACTCGGGCCTGCAACAGTCCTTGTCCAATTCGTTGTGTGGGACTTCCGAAGGTTGCATCTGTTTGCTCTTACAACACAACAACCCGTGGCGGTCAAAGATCTAGATGACATTGCAGAAAGTCTAACGCTATGGACTTTGAGAACGGTTGTCAAGTACTCCTGGTGGTACGGCGTTATGCACGCTGCTTTGATTCTTACCAGAACATTACTCATGCCTGTTGGAGCTCTTATACTTACCACTGGACCTTACACACACTACAGAGATGGTTTGGGTGTCGTCGGACTTCCAATCTCGGCAGCGGATGCGATTAGTTCAAACGTTACATCCCTCTCAACCGCCATGGGCGGAAACACCGATTACAAGTTTCATCCTTCACTCTCAAAGAACGACACATTCCTTTCTCAGACCGTCTTCACCTTTGTAGGCAGTCTAGTATCCCAAAACGCCCTCGCAAACGTCGACTCTGGCATCTTGGGCCCTGTTCCGACACACAATCTTACTTTTGCTACAAACACGACTTACGAAGGAATAGTCTTTTTCAACTGGACCGCCAACTGCGAAGCAGCAACTGAAGTAAACTATACTTCTTACAAAGACGACGGCAACACTGTTTACAACTTTACACTTCCCGACCAAAGCGTAGAGAGTATCGAGCTCCTTTCGCGAGGATCGCAGAGAATTCGGCTCTGGAGTAACGCTACAAAGCACGGCACCGACAAGATTCCTACTTCTGGTACGACCTACTTCCTTTCCGCGACCAAGTCTATCCCGAATATCAATGAGACTGCCCTTCGCAACCGAGGCGACGATAAGAGCTTAGTTCAAACCGACGGCGGTGACTGGATTTCCCGAACAAAGTGTACTCCTCGTCTTGAATGGTTAGTCGGGTCTTGTACTTTCAACGGAACCATCATGACATCCTGTTTCGAAAAAGCCGACTCCAACAAAACAGCACTCGATACACAAGCACTCGACTCTCTAAGCGTCTACATGTCTGCAATACCATGGTACATCATCCGCAATCGAATCAGTATCGTCGACGATACTCTCGACACACTCTACACGATTCCTACATCGAAAGACTTCGGTCACTTCTTCGGTAACATGGCGCACGCTATTGTTTCTATTACTACGGCGGGATACTTTGGCACGTCGGAAGTTGAGACGATGTCCAAGGTTATTGAATCAGTTTACATAGTGCGATGTAGTATCTTGATCGCTGTGACTGTGATGCTCTTCCTTACTGTTACGGTATCTATCATCGACATTATTCGGAACCGTTTAAAGCGTCTTCCGCAGCTACATGCTAGTTTCTTGGCCATCGCTCATGCTGTGCGCGGTCAGTGGTGGGATCGTGAACTCGATGGTTACAAACCATGGGAAGCTACAAATCCAGAAGTGCAGGGGAGGCTACGGTGA